From a region of the Gammaproteobacteria bacterium genome:
- a CDS encoding TRAP transporter small permease: protein MLKKLLGRLEEDIICLLLVSMTLLVVLDVVLRFGFSMGFHWMAELTLTIAGWFVLFGMSYGVKVGAHIGVDAFVNMLPPTARKISSLAAISICMVYCMMFLYGSWVYLAKMYTFGMTMEDLYLPEFFTSMLSDDVAWDILKIDVEERLIPTWMAQSILLFGFGLLMLRFVELFIKVLQGKAVGFKLADEAKESMHLAQHDEDNK, encoded by the coding sequence ATGTTAAAAAAATTATTAGGCCGACTCGAAGAAGACATTATCTGTCTGCTCTTGGTGTCGATGACCTTATTGGTAGTGCTAGATGTAGTGCTACGCTTTGGTTTTTCAATGGGCTTCCATTGGATGGCCGAACTCACACTCACCATTGCCGGCTGGTTCGTGCTGTTTGGCATGTCTTACGGCGTTAAAGTAGGCGCTCACATTGGTGTTGACGCCTTTGTAAATATGCTGCCACCGACCGCACGTAAAATTAGCTCGCTTGCTGCGATCAGCATTTGCATGGTCTATTGCATGATGTTTTTGTACGGCAGCTGGGTTTACCTAGCCAAGATGTACACCTTTGGCATGACAATGGAAGATTTGTACTTACCTGAATTTTTTACCTCAATGCTGTCTGACGATGTCGCTTGGGATATCTTAAAGATTGATGTTGAAGAGCGTTTAATTCCTACCTGGATGGCACAAAGCATTTTGTTGTTTGGCTTCGGATTACTGATGTTACGTTTTGTTGAGCTGTTTATTAAAGTGCTGCAAGGCAAAGCCGTTGGATTTAAGCTTGCTGACGAAGCAAAAGAAAGTATGCACCTAGCCCAGCATGATGAGGACAACAAATAA
- a CDS encoding TRAP transporter large permease subunit, with amino-acid sequence MTIAALFITLFACMLLGMPIAIALGFSSMMTILVFSNDSLASVALKLYEATSEHYTLMAIPFFILSSAFLSTGGVAKRIIDFATDAVGHVRGGLAMASVMACMLFAAVSGSSPATVAAIGSIVIAGMVRAGYPESMAAGVIANAGTLGILIPPSIVMLVYSAATEVSASKMFMAGLIPGLMMGGILMIAIYVVARVKGLPSRPFPGIGQLARSCFIAMGGLMLIVIVMGSIYGGIASPTEAAAVAAVYAYLVAIIGYRDMGPIKGVPWKYKDENLGKAIVRNLGQMGLALPRSVVDKEVRSVLLDGSKVSIMLLFIIANAMLFAHVLTTERIPHEIAEVIVGWGLPPWGFLIIVNILLLVAGNFMEPTAILLIMAPILFPIATQLGIDPIHLGIIMVVNMEIGMLTPPVGLNLFVTAGITGKSMGWVIKACLPWLSLLLIFLMLITYVPQISLFLPEYIDKLNGY; translated from the coding sequence ATGACTATTGCCGCGCTGTTTATCACCCTATTCGCGTGCATGCTATTAGGCATGCCAATTGCCATTGCGCTTGGTTTTTCAAGCATGATGACTATTTTAGTTTTTTCGAACGACTCGCTCGCCTCTGTTGCATTAAAGTTATACGAAGCAACGTCAGAGCACTACACCTTAATGGCTATTCCGTTTTTCATTTTGTCGTCGGCCTTTTTATCAACTGGCGGCGTTGCTAAGCGTATTATCGACTTTGCAACAGATGCTGTTGGCCATGTTAGAGGTGGCCTTGCGATGGCTTCGGTTATGGCTTGTATGTTGTTTGCCGCTGTGTCTGGTTCATCACCTGCTACGGTAGCTGCGATTGGTTCAATTGTTATCGCTGGCATGGTGCGTGCGGGTTACCCCGAAAGCATGGCTGCTGGTGTTATCGCCAACGCCGGTACTTTAGGTATTTTAATTCCACCTTCAATCGTGATGTTGGTTTATTCAGCAGCCACTGAAGTGTCTGCGTCTAAAATGTTTATGGCTGGTTTAATTCCTGGCTTAATGATGGGCGGCATCTTAATGATCGCCATCTATGTAGTAGCACGCGTTAAAGGTTTACCGTCACGGCCATTCCCTGGCATTGGCCAACTAGCGCGTAGTTGTTTTATTGCGATGGGCGGCTTGATGCTAATTGTCATCGTGATGGGCTCTATCTACGGAGGCATTGCTAGCCCAACAGAAGCAGCTGCAGTAGCTGCCGTTTATGCTTACCTGGTTGCTATCATTGGTTACCGTGACATGGGCCCTATTAAAGGCGTGCCATGGAAATATAAAGATGAAAACTTAGGCAAAGCTATTGTCCGTAACCTTGGTCAAATGGGCTTGGCGTTACCGCGCAGTGTGGTTGACAAAGAAGTGCGGTCGGTGCTGTTAGACGGCTCCAAAGTTAGTATCATGTTGTTATTTATTATTGCTAACGCGATGTTGTTTGCGCATGTATTAACTACTGAGCGTATTCCGCACGAAATTGCGGAAGTAATTGTGGGCTGGGGCTTACCGCCTTGGGGCTTCTTGATCATCGTTAACATTTTACTGTTAGTGGCTGGTAACTTTATGGAGCCGACAGCAATTTTGCTTATCATGGCACCAATCTTGTTCCCTATCGCTACCCAGTTAGGCATAGATCCAATTCACCTTGGCATTATCATGGTGGTCAATATGGAAATAGGCATGTTAACCCCTCCGGTTGGGCTCAATCTCTTTGTGACCGCAGGTATAACGGGTAAAAGCATGGGCTGGGTTATTAAAGCTTGTTTACCTTGGTTGTCGTTGCTATTGATATTCTTAATGTTAATTACCTATGTACCACAAATATCGTTATTTTTACCCGAATATATTGATAAACTAAACGGATATTAA